Proteins from a single region of Starkeya sp. ORNL1:
- the ybgC gene encoding tol-pal system-associated acyl-CoA thioesterase: protein MNERLDLLKSDPFLGLAGRLVPGGHVLAVRVYYEDTDFTGIVYHANYLKFMERARTDHLRLIGVSQSELFGQALEEAPGFAFVVRSMSIDFQRPARFDDVLEIHTSPIEVAGASITLLQRVMRGSELLVEGKVKVAFVAQGRARRIPDALRAAMKAAKAEGTPAPAEGTPVQAPTAT, encoded by the coding sequence ATGAATGAGCGCCTCGATCTCCTGAAGTCCGATCCCTTCCTTGGCCTCGCCGGACGGCTGGTGCCGGGCGGCCATGTGCTGGCGGTCCGCGTCTATTACGAGGACACCGATTTCACCGGGATCGTCTATCACGCCAACTACCTGAAATTCATGGAGCGCGCGCGCACCGACCATTTGCGCCTGATCGGCGTCAGCCAGAGCGAATTGTTCGGGCAGGCGCTGGAGGAGGCTCCGGGCTTCGCCTTCGTGGTGCGCTCCATGAGCATCGACTTCCAGCGCCCCGCACGATTCGACGACGTGCTGGAGATCCACACCTCCCCGATCGAGGTCGCCGGCGCCTCCATCACCCTGCTGCAGCGGGTGATGCGCGGCAGCGAACTGCTGGTCGAGGGCAAGGTGAAGGTCGCCTTCGTGGCGCAAGGCCGCGCCCGCCGCATCCCCGATGCGCTCCGCGCCGCGATGAAGGCGGCCAAAGCCGAAGGCACACCCGCGCCCGCCGAAGGCACCCCGGTGCAAGCGCCGACCGCGACGTGA
- the ruvA gene encoding Holliday junction branch migration protein RuvA has product MIGKLKGIVDTYADDHVILDVQGVGYLVHCSGRTLQALPPVGEAAVLFIETFVREDMIRLYGFASEAEKAWFLLLQNVQGVGAKVALNVLSTLSPSELANAVALGDRAMVARANGVGPKVAARIVAELKDKAPGYASIDPVVAQLAGQLEARRAPAPVSDAVSALVNLGYAQLQASAAIAAAVREAGEDADTAKLIRLGLKELAR; this is encoded by the coding sequence ATGATCGGCAAACTGAAGGGCATCGTCGATACCTATGCCGACGACCACGTCATTCTCGACGTGCAGGGTGTCGGCTATCTGGTGCATTGCTCCGGCCGCACCTTGCAGGCGCTGCCCCCGGTGGGCGAAGCCGCGGTGCTGTTCATCGAGACCTTCGTGCGCGAGGACATGATCCGGCTCTACGGCTTCGCCTCGGAAGCCGAGAAGGCGTGGTTCCTGCTGCTGCAGAATGTCCAGGGCGTCGGCGCCAAGGTGGCTTTGAACGTGCTCTCCACCCTCTCGCCGTCCGAACTCGCCAATGCCGTGGCGCTCGGCGACCGGGCGATGGTGGCGCGTGCCAACGGCGTCGGCCCCAAGGTCGCCGCCCGCATCGTCGCCGAATTGAAGGACAAGGCGCCGGGCTATGCCAGCATCGATCCGGTGGTGGCGCAGCTCGCCGGGCAACTGGAAGCCAGGCGCGCGCCGGCGCCGGTGTCGGACGCCGTCTCGGCGCTGGTCAATCTCGGCTATGCCCAGCTCCAGGCCAGCGCCGCCATAGCCGCAGCCGTGCGCGAAGCCGGCGAGGACGCGGACACCGCCAAGCTGATCCGGCTCGGGTTGAAGGAGCTGGCGCGGTGA
- a CDS encoding DUF1772 domain-containing protein, with product MLELLGLMLAALFTGAALYVNVAEQPARLTLDDANLLREWKPSYKHGFALQAPLALIVFLVGAAAFWQSGDWRALMGALLMLANWPYTLLVIFPTNNRLLMTQEAKADAGTRRLVERWGWLHMVRTVFGAASMLCFLWAAATDA from the coding sequence ATGCTGGAGCTTCTGGGGCTGATGCTGGCCGCACTGTTCACCGGGGCCGCGCTCTATGTGAACGTCGCCGAGCAGCCGGCACGCCTCACGCTGGACGACGCCAATCTACTGCGCGAATGGAAGCCCTCCTACAAGCACGGCTTCGCGCTGCAGGCGCCATTGGCTCTGATCGTCTTCCTCGTCGGCGCCGCCGCCTTCTGGCAGAGCGGCGACTGGCGCGCGCTGATGGGCGCCCTGCTGATGCTGGCCAACTGGCCCTATACGCTCCTGGTGATCTTCCCCACCAATAATCGCCTGCTGATGACGCAGGAAGCGAAGGCCGACGCCGGCACCCGTCGGCTGGTCGAGCGCTGGGGCTGGTTGCACATGGTGCGCACTGTCTTCGGCGCGGCCTCGATGCTGTGCTTCCTCTGGGCGGCGGCGACGGACGCATGA
- a CDS encoding TetR/AcrR family transcriptional regulator — MSWSKNDGPRGYHHGNLREALMKAALDLIAERGPAGATFAEAARRAGVSPAAPYRHFRDRDQLLAAVAASGFERFADALKAGWDEGRPSPTEAFERMGRAYLEFARTHPADYVAMFESGIATDADPALAQAGQRAFGVLREAAEVLVAQMPAAGRPPALMVALHIWALAHGVASLFGRADGARRRTPMPPEELLEAGFLIYLKGLGDKPE; from the coding sequence ATGAGCTGGTCGAAGAATGACGGGCCGCGCGGCTATCATCATGGCAACCTGCGGGAAGCCCTGATGAAGGCGGCGCTCGACCTGATTGCCGAGCGCGGCCCAGCCGGCGCCACCTTCGCCGAGGCGGCGCGCCGTGCCGGGGTCAGCCCGGCCGCGCCCTACCGTCATTTTCGCGACCGCGACCAATTGCTGGCGGCCGTCGCCGCGTCCGGCTTCGAGCGTTTCGCCGACGCCCTGAAGGCGGGCTGGGACGAAGGCCGCCCGAGCCCGACGGAGGCCTTCGAGCGCATGGGCCGCGCCTATCTCGAATTCGCCCGTACCCATCCGGCGGACTATGTCGCGATGTTCGAATCCGGCATCGCCACCGATGCCGATCCCGCGCTCGCGCAGGCGGGCCAGCGCGCCTTCGGCGTGCTGCGCGAGGCCGCGGAGGTGCTGGTGGCGCAGATGCCGGCAGCCGGGCGCCCGCCGGCGCTGATGGTGGCGCTGCACATCTGGGCGCTGGCGCATGGTGTCGCTTCGCTGTTCGGCCGCGCCGACGGCGCACGGCGGCGCACACCGATGCCGCCGGAAGAGCTCCTGGAAGCCGGTTTTCTTATCTACCTCAAAGGCTTAGGCGACAAGCCCGAGTAA
- a CDS encoding DUF2852 domain-containing protein → MELAQKLDSYGKPAWIALTVLGFMAWWPLGLAILAFSIGSGRMGCRSRQTDFAHWQEQGRDAVRNAFDGRWGRGGQWGRGFRPSGNRAFDEYREETLRRLEDEEREFKDFLERLRQAKDKSEFDQFMADRRNRPATPPQPPAENTGN, encoded by the coding sequence ATGGAGCTTGCACAGAAGCTCGACTCATACGGCAAACCGGCCTGGATCGCCCTCACGGTCCTGGGCTTCATGGCCTGGTGGCCCCTGGGTCTGGCGATCCTGGCCTTCTCGATAGGGAGCGGACGCATGGGATGCAGAAGCAGGCAAACGGATTTCGCGCATTGGCAGGAACAGGGCCGCGACGCCGTTCGTAACGCCTTCGACGGGCGTTGGGGTCGTGGCGGCCAATGGGGCCGCGGCTTCCGCCCGAGCGGCAATCGCGCCTTCGACGAGTATCGCGAGGAGACACTGCGCCGGCTCGAGGACGAAGAGCGCGAGTTCAAGGATTTCCTTGAGCGCCTGCGTCAGGCCAAGGACAAGTCGGAGTTCGACCAGTTCATGGCCGACCGCCGCAACCGTCCGGCCACCCCGCCGCAGCCCCCGGCCGAGAACACCGGCAATTGA
- the ruvB gene encoding Holliday junction branch migration DNA helicase RuvB, which translates to MSATRVITPERREEDAAEASLRPQFLAEFIGQEQARANLSVFIKAAKARNEALDHVLFVGPPGLGKTTLAQIVARELGVGFRSTSGPVIAKAGDLAALLTNLEERDVLFIDEIHRLSPAVEEILYPAMEDYELDLIIGEGPAARSVKISLSKFTLVGATTRSGLLTTPLRDRFGIPVRLNFYTVEELELVVTRGARVLGIPISKDGAREIARRARGTPRIAGRLLRRVRDFAHVAGADTIDRKAADHALSHLEVDQSGLDQMDRRYLTVIAMNYGGGPVGVETIAAALSEPRDAIEEIIEPFLVQQGFLQRTPRGRVLTAHAFKHLGLAAPPSSNQMPLFDEGGD; encoded by the coding sequence ATGAGCGCCACCCGCGTCATTACCCCGGAGCGGCGCGAGGAGGATGCGGCGGAGGCTTCGCTGCGCCCGCAATTCCTCGCCGAATTCATTGGCCAGGAGCAGGCACGGGCCAATCTCAGCGTCTTCATCAAGGCGGCCAAGGCACGTAATGAAGCGCTCGACCATGTGCTGTTCGTCGGCCCGCCGGGGCTGGGCAAGACCACGCTGGCGCAGATCGTGGCGCGCGAGCTGGGCGTCGGCTTCCGCTCGACCTCCGGCCCGGTGATCGCCAAGGCCGGCGACCTCGCGGCGCTGCTGACCAATCTCGAGGAACGCGACGTCCTGTTCATCGACGAGATCCACCGGCTCAGTCCGGCGGTGGAGGAAATCCTCTATCCGGCGATGGAGGATTATGAGCTGGACCTCATCATCGGCGAGGGCCCGGCCGCGCGCTCGGTGAAGATCTCGCTGTCGAAATTCACTCTGGTCGGGGCGACGACCCGCTCCGGCCTGCTCACCACGCCGCTGCGCGACCGCTTCGGCATACCGGTGCGGCTCAATTTCTACACGGTGGAAGAGCTGGAGCTGGTCGTCACCCGCGGCGCGCGGGTGCTGGGCATCCCGATTTCCAAGGACGGCGCCCGCGAGATCGCCCGCCGCGCCCGCGGCACGCCGCGCATTGCCGGCCGCCTGTTGCGCCGGGTCCGCGATTTCGCCCATGTGGCCGGTGCCGACACCATCGACCGCAAGGCCGCCGACCACGCGCTCAGCCATCTCGAAGTCGACCAGTCCGGCCTCGACCAGATGGACCGGCGCTATCTCACGGTGATCGCCATGAATTATGGCGGCGGGCCGGTCGGCGTCGAGACCATCGCCGCGGCGCTCTCCGAGCCGCGCGACGCCATCGAGGAGATCATCGAGCCGTTCCTCGTGCAGCAGGGCTTCCTCCAGCGCACCCCACGCGGGCGCGTGCTCACCGCCCACGCCTTCAAGCATCTCGGCCTCGCCGCGCCCCCCAGCTCCAACCAGATGCCGCTGTTCGATGAAGGTGGCGACTAG